In one window of bacterium DNA:
- the secG gene encoding preprotein translocase subunit SecG → MELLVNILPWVQVTLSVLLVVTILLQQTGAGVGGAFGGSDGSINYTRRGFEKILFHSSIVLAILFVLSTFAVLVT, encoded by the coding sequence ATGGAACTCTTAGTTAACATATTGCCGTGGGTGCAAGTTACTCTATCGGTCTTACTGGTCGTGACCATTCTTCTCCAACAAACAGGTGCTGGGGTTGGCGGTGCGTTTGGAGGCAGTGATGGAAGCATCAACTACACGCGACGAGGATTTGAAAAAATTCTCTTCCATTCTTCTATTGTCCTTGCAATTCTTTTTGTGTTATCAACATTTGCAGTACTTGTGACATAA